In Euphorbia lathyris chromosome 9, ddEupLath1.1, whole genome shotgun sequence, the following are encoded in one genomic region:
- the LOC136207432 gene encoding organic cation/carnitine transporter 2-like, giving the protein MADSTTPLLSQSKKNSDSPSLDETIEHYLSDFNLTQLSIAIFVSISWFFDAQQTFISVFSEAEPKWHYKKTSPFSATIADLCKLPADSWEWDKPNYTSVISEFQLQCSNSLLRSLPASSFFFGCLAGGFLLATLADSCFGRKNMLFLSCLMMGVSSLLTVFSPDIWVYSGLKFVNGFGRATIGGCALVLATEIVGKKWRGQVGVLGFVCFTLGFLSLPLIAYMNRDSSWRVLYLWTSVPTILYSILVRFFVVESPRWLFCRGRREEALAVLRSISSVKSDDFEFDQQLQYNNNHDMFSSIKILLEKNWVFRRLSAVMVIGFGTGVVYYGMPLGLGNSSFNLYLSTTFNALSKLPASLVTFVLISKLNRKTSLLIFSTVSGICSVMVAVLGNLSANLEIGLEMVSFFCACSLFDILLIFTTELFPTSVRNSAMSMVRQAVVLGGVFGPMLVDAGRKNRFFSYGIFGLMIGICGMFVICVKETKGETICDTIEEEECKQAKMLCC; this is encoded by the coding sequence ATGGCTGACTCAACAACACCTCTTCTCTCCCAGTCCAAAAAAAATTCTGATTCTCCCTCTCTCGACGAAACAATCGAACATTACTTATCAGATTTCAATCTAACCCAACTCTCCATAGCCATTTTCGTATCAATCTCATGGTTTTTTGATGCACAACAAACCTTCATCAGTGTCTTCTCAGAAGCTGAACCAAAATGGCACTACAAAAAAACTTCCCCTTTTTCTGCAACAATCGCCGATCTCTGCAAACTTCCGGCGGATTCCTGGGAATGGGATAAACCGAATTACACTTCAGTAATATCTGAATTTCAACTTCAATGCTCGAATTCACTCCTCAGAAGCCTCCcagcttcttctttcttcttcggTTGTCTCGCCGGAGGATTCCTACTGGCAACTCTCGCTGATTCGTGTTTTGGCCGGAAAAATATGCTCTTCCTTTCGTGTTTAATGATGGGTGTTTCTTCTTTACTCACTGTTTTCTCGCCGGATATTTGGGTTTACTCCGGTTTGAAATTTGTTAATGGGTTTGGTCGTGCTACTATTGGAGGTTGTGCTCTTGTTTTAGCGACGGAAATCGTCGGTAAAAAGTGGCGTGGACAAGTTGGGGTTTTAGGGTTTGTTTGCTTCACTTTGGGGTTCTTGTCATTGCCTTTGATTGCTTATATGAATAGAGATTCTTCTTGGAGGGTTTTGTATTTATGGACTTCAGTTCCTACGATTTTGTATTCGATTTTAGTTCGTTTTTTCGTCGTTGAATCTCCCCGGTGGCTTTTCTGTCGCGGTCGGAGAGAAGAAGCTTTGGCCGTTTTGAGAAGCATTTCGTCGGTGAAATCCGACGATTTTGAATTCGATCAACAACTACAATATAACAATAATCATGACATGTTTTCTTCGATCAAAATTCTCCTAGAGAAAAATTGGGTTTTTCGTCGATTATCAGCAGTTATGGTAATTGGATTCGGAACTGGAGTTGTATACTACGGAATGCCATTAGGACTCGGAAATTCAAGCTTCAATCTCTATTTGAGCACTACTTTCAATGCCTTGTCGAAGCTGCCTGCGTCGTTGGTTACGTTCGTTCTCATTTCTAAGCTAAATCGGAAGACTTCATTGTTGATTTTCAGCACTGTAAGTGGAATTTGTAGCGTTATGGTTGCGGTGCTTGGAAATTTATCGGCGAACCTTGAGATAGGGTTGGAGATGGTGTCGTTTTTCTGTGCATGTTCTTTGTTCGACATTCTATTGATATTTACGACAGAATTATTTCCGACTTCCGTCAGAAACTCGGCGATGTCGATGGTGAGGCAAGCAGTTGTCTTGGGCGGTGTGTTTGGCCCGATGCTTGTCGATGCGGGAAGGAAAAATAGATTCTTTTCATACGGAATATTCGGGTTGATGATAGGAATTTGTGGGATGTTTGTAATATGTGTAAAAGAGACCAAAGGAGAGACAATTTGTGATactattgaagaagaagaatgtaaACAAGCAAAAATGTTGTGTTGTTAA